In Armatimonadota bacterium, the following proteins share a genomic window:
- a CDS encoding hypothetical protein (possible pseudo, internal stop codon), with protein MRQIQEQAEASAQKVAQLDQLGQQIGNIVQTIEQIAEQTNLLALNAAIEAARAGEHGRGFAVVADEVRKLAEQAGAATKEIAALIGNVRAGVEETVNAIRTTGKMVSDGFARSEQVGSALVQIVESAQQVAGEVQSVTAVAEQMSASVQQVLATVSTVLQSAQENARAALEMVSGSEQVSSAIASVASISEQAAASAEELNASSEEVAAAAQELANMAQQLQQLVSRFRYEETDSRAHLRLAA; from the coding sequence ATGCGCCAGATTCAGGAGCAGGCAGAAGCCTCCGCCCAGAAGGTGGCGCAGTTAGACCAGCTGGGTCAGCAGATAGGCAACATCGTGCAGACGATAGAACAGATAGCGGAGCAGACGAACCTGCTGGCGTTGAACGCGGCGATAGAGGCGGCTCGTGCTGGGGAGCACGGCAGAGGTTTCGCGGTGGTGGCGGATGAGGTGCGCAAGTTGGCGGAGCAGGCAGGTGCTGCCACCAAGGAGATAGCGGCTCTGATTGGCAATGTGCGAGCGGGGGTGGAAGAGACGGTCAACGCCATCCGTACCACAGGCAAAATGGTCTCCGACGGCTTTGCGCGCAGTGAGCAGGTGGGTTCTGCGCTGGTGCAGATTGTGGAGTCGGCGCAGCAAGTAGCAGGCGAGGTGCAGTCGGTGACAGCGGTGGCGGAGCAGATGTCGGCGAGCGTGCAGCAGGTTCTGGCGACGGTGAGCACGGTGTTGCAGAGTGCGCAGGAGAACGCCCGTGCGGCGTTAGAGATGGTATCGGGTTCGGAGCAGGTGTCTTCGGCGATTGCGTCGGTGGCGAGCATCAGCGAGCAGGCAGCGGCGAGTGCAGAGGAGTTGAACGCCTCGTCTGAAGAGGTCGCCGCGGCGGCGCAGGAGCTGGCGAACATGGCGCAACAGTTGCAGCAGCTGGTGAGCCGATTCCGCTACGAGGAGACGGACAGCCGAGCACACCTGCGTTTAGCGGCGTAA
- a CDS encoding hypothetical protein (possible pseudo, internal stop codon): protein MLALGVFAISRLGQMDKVTITIVSDPLPGSIAIGTINGEMRQFRLYEFNHVLAAGQPVLLQDIEQAMSESLSKIEEHLKEYEASIHLEDDRQNFSQLKQSWERYLQRHARLVELDRQGKGNQAESLINNEMKNIFLGEIVPALKRMLDWKESYGKQLSAQAGRTYTQSRLLILGAMLAAVLIGVLLSWFIARYITGTLAQVVERMETLRTGDITSLQQAMQAMGNGDLTASVQSTAQTISLDTKDEFGVLAKTFNGMVEQLRAMMDGYRQAQVSLRDAVAQIAQNAHFVSSTSQQLAASTEQSGQASNEIARGSEQLAQQATEAAQAMDNLDRAIRTVQQGSETQREAAQQAEDGMKQAAQAVEEVARSAQQMAASA from the coding sequence ATGCTGGCGTTAGGTGTGTTTGCAATTAGTCGGCTTGGACAGATGGATAAAGTAACCATTACCATCGTCTCTGACCCGTTGCCGGGCAGCATCGCGATAGGCACCATCAACGGGGAGATGCGTCAGTTCCGCCTCTACGAGTTCAACCATGTCCTGGCGGCGGGACAGCCTGTTCTGCTTCAGGATATCGAGCAGGCGATGAGCGAGAGCCTGTCCAAAATTGAAGAGCACCTGAAAGAGTACGAGGCGTCCATCCACCTTGAAGACGATCGCCAGAACTTCAGCCAGCTGAAGCAGTCGTGGGAGCGATACCTGCAGCGGCACGCCCGGCTGGTAGAACTGGACAGGCAGGGCAAAGGTAACCAGGCGGAATCGCTGATTAACAACGAGATGAAGAACATCTTCCTCGGCGAGATTGTACCCGCGCTGAAGAGAATGCTGGACTGGAAAGAGAGTTACGGCAAGCAACTTTCTGCGCAGGCTGGTCGCACCTATACCCAGTCACGGCTTTTGATCCTCGGCGCGATGCTGGCTGCCGTGTTGATCGGCGTGCTGCTTAGCTGGTTCATCGCCCGTTATATCACGGGCACACTGGCGCAGGTGGTGGAGCGAATGGAAACTCTGCGCACGGGCGACATCACCAGCCTGCAGCAGGCGATGCAGGCGATGGGCAACGGCGACCTGACCGCCAGCGTACAATCCACCGCCCAGACCATCTCGCTGGACACAAAGGATGAGTTTGGCGTGCTGGCAAAGACCTTCAACGGTATGGTGGAACAGCTGCGCGCCATGATGGACGGCTACCGGCAAGCGCAAGTTTCCCTGCGAGATGCGGTGGCGCAAATCGCCCAAAACGCCCATTTCGTCTCCAGCACCAGCCAGCAGCTGGCGGCGTCTACCGAGCAGTCAGGACAAGCCTCCAATGAAATCGCCAGAGGCAGCGAACAACTCGCCCAGCAAGCCACTGAAGCCGCTCAGGCGATGGACAACCTCGACCGAGCCATCCGCACCGTGCAACAGGGCAGCGAAACGCAACGCGAAGCCGCCCAGCAAGCGGAAGATGGCATGAAACAGGCTGCCCAGGCGGTGGAAGAGGTCGCACGCTCCGCCCAGCAGATGGCTGCCTCCGCCTAG
- a CDS encoding 3-hydroxyisobutyrate dehydrogenase — protein MAQVAFIGLGTMGYPMAGHLAKRFDTLVWNRTASKAQAHAQQFGSHAVTDLRDTAQAQFIFTCLPTSVEVEAVVEQVQPALKPDTVWIDCTSGDPNHSRRIAQRLREAGCDFLDAPVSGGKAGAEAGTLTVMVGGHRETYERALPVIQAFAGKVFHVGDVGAGHAVKAVNNMLLAIALLSAAEGLVTLVKQGVDPAIALEVINVSSGRSFSTEVHFPERVLTREFPNTFSLALLAKDARIAVSMAREAYVPVPLMQLAAEMFEMAKQQIGGDVDHTAVVKLIESWAGAEIAPKGT, from the coding sequence ATGGCTCAGGTCGCTTTCATCGGGTTGGGAACAATGGGTTATCCGATGGCGGGACACCTCGCCAAACGGTTTGATACATTGGTGTGGAACCGCACTGCCAGCAAAGCACAGGCACACGCGCAACAGTTTGGCTCCCACGCAGTGACCGACTTGAGGGATACAGCGCAGGCGCAGTTCATCTTCACCTGCTTGCCTACCAGCGTGGAGGTGGAGGCAGTGGTGGAGCAGGTTCAGCCCGCGCTGAAGCCTGACACGGTGTGGATAGACTGCACCAGCGGCGACCCCAATCACAGCCGACGCATCGCCCAGCGGTTGCGGGAGGCAGGTTGCGACTTTCTAGATGCTCCTGTTTCGGGAGGCAAAGCGGGCGCGGAAGCGGGCACGCTGACGGTGATGGTAGGTGGTCACCGCGAAACCTACGAGCGCGCTTTGCCCGTGATTCAGGCTTTCGCAGGCAAGGTGTTCCACGTGGGCGACGTGGGCGCGGGGCACGCCGTCAAAGCGGTGAACAACATGCTGCTGGCGATTGCCCTGCTCTCGGCGGCGGAGGGGTTGGTGACGCTGGTGAAGCAAGGAGTAGACCCTGCCATCGCGCTGGAGGTGATTAACGTCAGCTCGGGACGATCGTTCTCCACCGAAGTACATTTCCCCGAACGGGTGCTCACCAGAGAGTTCCCGAACACCTTCAGCCTTGCTCTGCTGGCGAAGGACGCGCGTATCGCCGTCTCGATGGCGCGTGAGGCGTACGTGCCCGTGCCGTTGATGCAGCTTGCCGCAGAGATGTTCGAGATGGCGAAGCAGCAGATTGGCGGCGACGTAGACCATACGGCAGTAGTGAAGCTGATCGAGTCGTGGGCAGGTGCGGAGATTGCCCCAAAGGGGACATAG
- the ligA gene encoding DNA ligase codes for MSELTREQAKKRLEELRRLIEHHNYLYYVLDQPEISDAEYDALMRELLQLEEQFPDLRTPDSPSMRVGAPPLEAFATHTHRQPMLSLDNAFGAEELRAFDQRIKRFLGMPLDQRIEYVAELKIDGLAISLTYVDGVFVTGATRGDGLQGEDVTQNLRTIRAIPLRLRQPAAAPTSLFEEPAVPIPSFVEVRGEVYLTHDEFRRINEEREQTGEPTFANPRNAAAGSVRQLDPRITARRRLSLFAYGIGAVEGASFDTHWQILQTLKAWGFPVNPHARICSGIEEVVAFCEEWTARRGELNYDVDGVVVKVNSLLMQQDLGYVQRSPRWAVAYKFPAQQARTRILEVRWQVGRTGALTPVAIMEPVEVGGVTVSRATLHNEDEIARKGVMIGDVVVIQRAGDVIPEVVSVVEEERDGDEQPIVRPQTCPECGAPVEKPEGEAVARCVNLACPAQIVERIRHFTSRNAMNIEGFGDKWVQRLFEEGIIRDPADLYYLKKEDLLPLERMGEKLAENLLNAVERSKQVPLSRFVYALGIRQVGERAAQLLAEYLGSLDALMNATEEQLLQIPEIGPATAREIVEFFRREENRRVIQKMLDAGVTPIAERQKRSDAFAGLTFVFTGALQRFTREEAEALVRELGGKASGSVSRQTSYVVVGESPGSKYQKALQLGVPVLTEEEFLKMVEQAQRGHPGETADKMEP; via the coding sequence ATGAGCGAACTTACGCGCGAACAGGCAAAGAAGCGACTGGAAGAGCTGCGCCGGCTGATTGAACACCATAACTACCTCTACTATGTGCTGGACCAGCCCGAGATTTCCGACGCTGAGTACGACGCGCTGATGCGCGAGCTGCTGCAGCTGGAAGAGCAGTTTCCCGACCTGCGCACACCCGATTCACCCTCGATGCGCGTGGGCGCGCCGCCGCTAGAGGCATTTGCCACTCACACCCACCGCCAGCCGATGCTCAGTCTGGACAACGCTTTCGGGGCGGAGGAACTTCGGGCGTTCGACCAGCGAATCAAACGGTTTCTGGGGATGCCTCTGGACCAGCGCATCGAATACGTAGCGGAGCTGAAGATAGATGGACTGGCTATCTCGCTGACCTATGTAGACGGTGTATTCGTCACGGGCGCCACGCGCGGCGATGGCTTGCAGGGTGAAGACGTAACCCAGAACCTGCGCACGATTCGCGCCATTCCCCTACGCCTGCGACAACCTGCTGCTGCCCCCACATCGCTCTTCGAAGAGCCTGCCGTGCCTATTCCGTCGTTCGTGGAGGTGCGCGGCGAGGTGTACCTCACGCACGACGAGTTCCGCCGAATCAACGAGGAGCGCGAACAGACAGGCGAACCCACCTTTGCCAACCCGCGCAACGCAGCAGCGGGTTCTGTGCGCCAGCTAGACCCTCGCATCACTGCCAGACGTCGGCTCAGCCTGTTCGCTTACGGCATCGGCGCCGTCGAAGGAGCAAGCTTCGATACACACTGGCAGATCCTGCAGACGCTCAAGGCGTGGGGCTTTCCTGTCAATCCCCACGCACGGATATGCTCGGGTATTGAGGAAGTGGTTGCCTTCTGCGAAGAGTGGACAGCACGTCGGGGCGAGCTGAACTACGATGTGGACGGTGTGGTGGTGAAGGTCAACTCCCTGTTGATGCAGCAGGATTTGGGATACGTGCAGCGCAGTCCCCGCTGGGCGGTCGCATACAAGTTCCCTGCTCAACAGGCGCGCACACGCATTCTGGAAGTGCGCTGGCAGGTGGGGCGCACAGGTGCGTTGACCCCCGTCGCCATCATGGAGCCGGTGGAGGTAGGTGGTGTCACCGTCTCCCGTGCCACCCTGCACAATGAGGACGAAATCGCTCGTAAAGGAGTGATGATTGGCGACGTGGTGGTGATTCAGCGAGCGGGCGACGTGATACCTGAGGTGGTTTCCGTCGTAGAGGAGGAACGCGACGGCGATGAACAGCCCATCGTCCGCCCGCAAACCTGCCCCGAATGCGGTGCGCCGGTGGAAAAGCCGGAAGGCGAGGCGGTAGCGCGATGCGTGAACCTTGCCTGCCCGGCGCAGATTGTGGAGCGCATCCGGCACTTTACCTCCCGCAACGCGATGAACATCGAAGGCTTCGGCGATAAGTGGGTGCAGCGACTGTTTGAGGAAGGCATCATCCGCGACCCTGCCGACCTGTACTATCTGAAAAAGGAAGACCTGTTGCCGCTGGAGCGTATGGGCGAGAAGCTGGCAGAGAACCTGCTCAACGCAGTGGAGCGCAGCAAACAGGTTCCTCTGTCGCGCTTCGTCTACGCACTGGGCATCCGACAGGTGGGCGAACGCGCCGCGCAATTGCTCGCCGAGTATCTGGGCAGTCTGGATGCGCTGATGAACGCCACGGAGGAGCAACTGCTGCAGATTCCGGAAATCGGGCCTGCCACCGCGCGTGAGATTGTGGAGTTCTTCCGCCGCGAAGAGAACCGCCGGGTGATTCAGAAGATGCTGGATGCAGGCGTGACACCCATCGCCGAACGGCAGAAGCGCTCCGATGCCTTCGCAGGGCTGACCTTCGTGTTCACCGGCGCACTACAGCGTTTTACCCGCGAAGAGGCGGAGGCTCTCGTGCGCGAGCTGGGCGGCAAAGCCTCCGGCAGTGTCAGTCGGCAGACCAGCTACGTGGTAGTCGGCGAAAGCCCTGGCTCGAAGTATCAGAAGGCGCTACAGCTGGGCGTACCGGTGCTCACGGAGGAGGAGTTCCTCAAAATGGTGGAACAGGCTCAACGTGGGCACCCGGGGGAGACCGCTGACAAGATGGAGCCCTGA
- a CDS encoding endonuclease MutS2 — protein MNTHTLKVLEYDAIRQKLAAHCATPMGAERARQVSPSTDIDLIRLRLQQTSEARRLIDLAEEMSLRGAQDVRSAVSLARAGGVLTPEVLLSIADTLETARRLRVFLLAREEQCPALCVLARQLEPLPDVVSEIRRCLREDATVDDSASAELTRIRQRLRHLHSRITERLQATLNSARIRNMLQEPVITMRGDRYCLPVKAEYRVQFGGIVHDVSASGATLFMEPQEVVDLGNQIREAQIAEQNEVERILAELSALVGKQCDALLLTCDALGELDFINARALLSAEWDAVEPALNTQGKIRLRKARHPLLKPPVVPIDVELGERFRILLITGPNTGGKTVTLKTVGLLTLMMQSGLHVPADSGTETAVFEKVFADIGDEQSIEQSLSTFSGHITNIAGTLPHCDERTLVLLDELGAGTDPAEGAALAQAILDYLLARRSRVMATTHYGELKSYAYARQGVQNASVEFDIQTLRPTYHLRIGTPGSSHAIVIAQRLGLPQSVIETARARLAGRETEAASIMRRLEEEQRALEQDRFTVDRERQEVENLRTQLQQRLEKLEEERQRLREQVAQEVQERLQQILQQAEEAYRRLREQPRENRQAQEARQQVRQAAEQMKRLLTSPAPAPVRAEIREGDIVRVTTLNVTGTVLQMTEKEAVVQAGAIRVTVPREALRRVEEKPTARPVVSVPVNLARTASISPEIMLRMQRVEEALANLERYLDEAYAAGLEQVRVIHGKGTGTLRQAVREYLRTHPLVASYRSAEPAEGGDGVTVVTFR, from the coding sequence ATGAACACACACACCCTCAAGGTTCTGGAGTACGACGCTATCCGGCAGAAGCTGGCGGCACATTGCGCCACGCCGATGGGCGCGGAGCGAGCGCGTCAGGTATCTCCCTCTACCGACATCGACCTCATTCGCCTGCGTTTGCAGCAGACCTCTGAGGCGCGTCGGCTGATAGACCTGGCGGAGGAGATGTCTTTGCGTGGAGCACAGGATGTGCGCTCGGCGGTGTCACTGGCGCGCGCGGGGGGAGTGTTAACTCCAGAAGTGCTTCTATCTATCGCTGACACTCTGGAGACAGCCAGGCGTTTGCGTGTGTTCCTGCTGGCGCGGGAGGAGCAGTGCCCTGCGTTGTGTGTGCTGGCGCGGCAGCTGGAGCCTTTACCCGATGTGGTGAGTGAAATCCGTCGTTGTCTGCGCGAGGATGCTACCGTTGACGACAGTGCCAGCGCGGAGCTGACGCGAATCCGCCAGCGCCTTCGGCATCTGCACTCCCGCATTACCGAACGCCTGCAAGCGACGCTCAACTCCGCGCGCATCCGCAACATGCTGCAGGAGCCGGTCATCACCATGCGCGGCGACCGCTACTGTCTGCCTGTCAAAGCGGAGTATCGCGTGCAGTTCGGCGGAATCGTGCATGACGTGAGCGCGTCGGGAGCCACGCTGTTCATGGAGCCGCAGGAGGTGGTAGACCTCGGCAACCAGATTCGCGAGGCACAGATTGCCGAGCAGAACGAGGTAGAACGTATTCTGGCGGAGTTGAGCGCGCTGGTGGGCAAGCAGTGCGATGCGCTTCTGCTGACCTGCGACGCTCTGGGCGAGCTGGATTTCATCAACGCACGCGCCCTCCTCAGCGCGGAGTGGGATGCGGTGGAGCCTGCTCTGAACACGCAGGGCAAAATCCGCCTGCGCAAAGCACGCCATCCTCTGCTCAAACCACCCGTCGTGCCCATTGATGTGGAGCTGGGTGAGCGGTTTCGCATCTTGCTCATCACAGGACCCAACACGGGTGGCAAGACGGTGACGCTCAAAACGGTGGGCTTACTGACGCTGATGATGCAGTCGGGGCTGCACGTACCCGCCGACTCGGGAACGGAGACGGCGGTGTTTGAAAAGGTCTTTGCCGACATCGGCGACGAGCAGAGCATCGAGCAGTCGCTATCTACCTTCTCCGGTCATATCACCAACATCGCCGGAACGCTTCCGCACTGCGACGAGCGCACGCTGGTGCTGCTGGACGAACTGGGCGCGGGTACCGACCCTGCTGAAGGCGCCGCGCTGGCGCAGGCGATACTGGACTATCTGCTGGCGCGCCGTTCGCGCGTGATGGCGACCACCCACTACGGCGAGTTGAAAAGCTACGCCTACGCGCGGCAAGGGGTGCAGAACGCCTCGGTGGAGTTCGACATCCAGACCCTGCGCCCGACGTATCACCTGCGCATCGGCACGCCAGGTTCCAGCCATGCGATAGTGATTGCGCAGAGGCTGGGGTTGCCCCAGTCCGTGATAGAGACTGCTCGGGCGCGCCTTGCTGGGCGCGAAACGGAGGCGGCCAGTATCATGCGTCGGCTGGAAGAGGAACAGCGTGCTCTCGAGCAGGACCGTTTCACTGTCGATAGAGAGCGTCAGGAAGTGGAAAACCTGCGCACGCAGCTCCAGCAACGGCTGGAAAAGCTGGAGGAGGAACGCCAGCGGCTGCGCGAGCAGGTAGCGCAGGAGGTGCAAGAGCGTCTCCAGCAGATACTGCAGCAAGCGGAGGAGGCGTACCGTCGCCTGCGCGAGCAGCCGCGTGAGAACCGGCAAGCGCAGGAAGCACGTCAGCAGGTGCGTCAGGCTGCCGAGCAGATGAAACGTCTGCTCACTTCTCCCGCTCCCGCCCCTGTTCGCGCCGAGATACGCGAAGGCGACATCGTCCGCGTCACCACGCTCAACGTCACGGGCACGGTGTTACAGATGACAGAAAAAGAGGCGGTGGTGCAGGCGGGAGCCATTCGGGTGACGGTTCCGCGCGAGGCGTTGCGTCGGGTTGAGGAAAAGCCCACAGCCCGTCCTGTGGTATCTGTGCCTGTCAACCTCGCTCGCACGGCGAGTATCTCGCCCGAAATCATGCTGAGGATGCAGAGGGTGGAAGAGGCTCTCGCCAATCTGGAGCGTTATCTGGATGAGGCGTACGCGGCGGGATTAGAGCAGGTGCGCGTCATCCACGGTAAAGGTACAGGCACATTGAGACAGGCGGTGCGAGAGTACTTAAGGACCCATCCACTGGTGGCTTCTTATCGCAGCGCAGAGCCTGCTGAAGGCGGAGATGGGGTGACTGTAGTTACCTTCCGGTAG
- the nadE1 gene encoding NH(3)-dependent NAD(+) synthetase, with product MEELRIEPADVASRLMAFIRQAVEDFRREGVVVGLSGGMDSAVVAALATRALGAERVLGLILPERDSAPESKQLARQLARSLGIRYRTVGLTLPLALLGVYWQVPLWLVPGRRLKAKAVLRYYQQFRETLPEGETPFSAVMLGTRSLSGPWLNQTVAYHRVKVRLRMTVLYYYAERLNLLVAGTANKTELAIGFCVKHGDVAADIAPLAHLYKTQVRALAEYLNIPEPIITRPPSPDLLPGLTDELAIGLDYTTLDRVLWRMEQGMGAEAIAGEIGLAPTQVRYIQTLTERATRLLAPPLIAC from the coding sequence TTGGAAGAGCTACGCATCGAACCAGCGGACGTAGCATCCCGTCTGATGGCGTTCATCCGCCAGGCGGTGGAGGATTTTCGCCGCGAGGGGGTGGTCGTTGGGTTAAGCGGCGGAATGGACTCGGCGGTGGTCGCTGCTCTTGCTACCCGGGCTCTGGGCGCAGAGCGCGTGCTGGGGCTGATCCTGCCGGAGCGCGACAGCGCACCTGAAAGCAAGCAACTGGCACGTCAGCTCGCCCGGAGCCTGGGCATCCGATATCGAACCGTCGGTTTAACATTGCCTCTGGCTCTGCTGGGAGTGTACTGGCAGGTTCCCTTGTGGCTGGTGCCCGGGCGCCGTTTGAAGGCAAAGGCGGTGCTGCGGTACTACCAGCAATTCCGCGAGACACTGCCGGAGGGGGAAACGCCCTTTTCTGCGGTGATGCTGGGCACGCGCTCCCTGAGCGGACCATGGCTGAATCAAACGGTGGCTTATCACCGGGTAAAGGTTCGTCTGCGCATGACCGTGCTCTACTACTACGCCGAGCGATTGAACCTGCTGGTCGCCGGTACCGCAAACAAGACCGAGCTGGCAATCGGGTTCTGTGTGAAGCACGGCGACGTCGCCGCGGACATCGCCCCTCTGGCTCACCTTTACAAAACGCAAGTGCGCGCCCTCGCGGAGTACCTAAATATCCCCGAGCCGATTATCACCCGTCCCCCCTCGCCCGACCTCCTGCCCGGCTTGACCGACGAGCTGGCGATAGGGCTGGACTATACCACGCTGGACAGGGTGCTCTGGCGGATGGAGCAGGGTATGGGCGCAGAGGCTATCGCCGGGGAGATCGGGCTTGCGCCGACGCAGGTGCGGTATATACAGACTCTGACCGAGCGTGCCACGCGCCTGCTGGCTCCGCCGTTAATAGCCTGTTAA